A stretch of Natronococcus sp. CG52 DNA encodes these proteins:
- a CDS encoding TIGR04024 family LLM class F420-dependent oxidoreductase — translation MTDRDVHLPVAAQPSVDSLADYARRAEEDGFDCVWLPETWGRDAVTVLTTIAERTSSVELGTSIVNTYSRSPALLGQTAATLQEVADGRFRLGLGPSGPVVIENWHGLEYGNPLKRTRETVEVVRQVLSGETVDYEGDQFSLAGFRLRCDVPEPAPPVEVTGMGPKAVELAGRFADGWHAIMLTPGGLRDRLEDLERGADLGDREPDDVAVTVGVTCCALEDADRARELARQHTAFYVGGMGTFYRDALARQGYDEAETIHDAWQDGDRERALEAVSDELLEDLCAAGDPETARDRLARFEAVDGADAVAVSFPRGAEADEIEATMAALAPNSDPA, via the coding sequence ATGACCGACAGGGACGTCCACCTCCCGGTCGCGGCCCAGCCGAGCGTTGACTCGCTGGCCGACTACGCCCGGCGAGCCGAGGAGGACGGGTTCGACTGCGTCTGGCTTCCCGAAACCTGGGGCCGGGACGCGGTAACGGTCCTGACGACGATCGCCGAGCGAACCAGTAGCGTCGAGCTCGGCACCAGCATCGTCAACACATACTCGCGCTCGCCCGCGCTGCTCGGCCAGACCGCCGCGACGCTGCAGGAGGTCGCCGACGGCCGGTTCCGACTCGGGCTCGGCCCGAGCGGCCCCGTCGTGATCGAGAACTGGCACGGCCTCGAGTACGGCAACCCGCTCAAGCGCACCCGCGAGACCGTCGAAGTCGTCCGGCAGGTGCTCTCGGGCGAAACTGTCGACTACGAGGGCGATCAGTTCTCGCTCGCCGGCTTTCGACTCCGGTGCGACGTTCCCGAACCCGCGCCGCCGGTCGAAGTCACCGGCATGGGACCGAAGGCGGTCGAACTTGCGGGCCGGTTCGCCGACGGCTGGCACGCGATCATGCTCACGCCCGGCGGGCTTCGGGACCGCCTCGAGGATCTCGAGCGCGGCGCCGACCTCGGCGACCGCGAGCCGGACGACGTCGCGGTGACCGTCGGCGTCACCTGCTGTGCGCTCGAGGACGCCGACCGCGCTCGAGAACTCGCCCGCCAGCACACGGCCTTCTACGTCGGCGGGATGGGCACGTTCTACCGCGACGCGCTCGCTCGGCAGGGGTACGACGAGGCCGAGACGATCCACGACGCCTGGCAGGACGGTGATCGGGAACGGGCGCTCGAGGCGGTCTCCGACGAGTTGCTCGAGGACCTCTGCGCCGCGGGCGATCCGGAGACCGCGCGCGACCGGCTCGCGCGATTCGAGGCTGTCGACGGCGCCGACGCGGTCGCCGTCAGTTTCCCGCGTGGCGCCGAGGCCGACGAGATCGAGGCGACGATGGCCGCGCTGGCGCCGAACTCCGATCCGGCCTGA
- a CDS encoding SDR family NAD(P)-dependent oxidoreductase, producing the protein MSTEQFSVDGDVAIVTGASSGIGESIAKRFAADGVDVVICSRERDNVDPVAEEINGSERSGRALPVECDVTDREAVDALVEATVEEFGGLDVLVNNAGASFMATFDDISENGWKTIVDINVHGTYHCTQAAAERLKEDGGIVINLSSVAGQTGSPYMSHYGAAKAAVVNLTTTLSYEWAADGVRINCIAPGFVATAGVESQMGVSADEVDRTEVERRMGTVEEIADLAQFLASPASSYVVGETITAQGLPRIEESPEV; encoded by the coding sequence ATGAGTACCGAACAGTTCAGCGTCGACGGCGACGTCGCGATCGTCACCGGGGCCTCGAGCGGTATCGGGGAGTCGATCGCGAAGCGGTTCGCCGCCGACGGCGTCGACGTCGTGATCTGCTCGCGCGAGCGGGACAACGTCGACCCGGTCGCGGAGGAGATCAACGGGAGCGAGCGTTCCGGGCGGGCACTTCCGGTCGAATGTGACGTTACGGACCGCGAGGCGGTCGACGCGCTGGTCGAGGCGACCGTCGAGGAGTTCGGCGGCCTCGACGTGCTGGTGAACAACGCCGGCGCGTCGTTCATGGCCACCTTCGACGACATCTCGGAGAACGGCTGGAAGACGATCGTCGACATCAACGTCCACGGCACCTACCACTGTACGCAGGCCGCCGCGGAACGCTTGAAGGAGGACGGCGGGATCGTGATCAACCTGTCCAGCGTCGCCGGACAGACGGGCTCGCCGTACATGAGCCACTACGGCGCGGCGAAGGCCGCTGTGGTCAATCTGACGACGACGCTCTCCTACGAGTGGGCCGCTGACGGCGTGCGAATCAACTGTATCGCCCCCGGATTCGTCGCGACGGCGGGCGTCGAGAGCCAGATGGGCGTCTCGGCCGACGAGGTCGACCGGACCGAGGTCGAACGCCGGATGGGAACCGTCGAGGAGATCGCCGACCTCGCGCAGTTCCTCGCGAGTCCGGCCTCCTCGTACGTCGTCGGCGAGACGATCACCGCGCAGGGACTGCCCCGCATCGAAGAGTCGCCCGAGGTATGA
- a CDS encoding lactate 2-monooxygenase encodes MTGEDTGYGPDRQEAVYRRGMLEGEPPEFPVAYEDLEERAREELSEEAFAYVAGGAGSESTVEANDRAFDEWRIVPRILRDVSDRDLAVELFGREIPAPVLLAPIGVQSILHGEAELAVARAASDVGVPMISSSVSSYAMEEIAGELDAPGWFQLYWSADRDVAASFLERAEDAGFEAVVVTLDTPKMGWRERDIELAYLPFLEGQGIKNYFEDDAFCDRLEADDPWADPEASLESFIDCFGDASLTWDDLSFLRERTDLPIVLKGVLHPDDASRAVERGMDGVIVSNHGGRQVDGAIPALEALPGVADAVGDDVPVLFDSGIRRGSDAVRAVALGADAVLLGRPYAYGLGIGGEDGVRSVLKNFLADLDLTVGLSGCASIDEVDRSTIRRAKR; translated from the coding sequence ATGACAGGAGAAGACACCGGATACGGGCCGGATCGACAGGAAGCAGTCTACCGACGGGGCATGCTCGAGGGCGAGCCGCCGGAGTTTCCGGTCGCTTACGAGGATCTCGAGGAACGCGCCCGGGAGGAGCTCAGCGAGGAGGCGTTCGCCTACGTCGCGGGCGGCGCGGGCTCGGAGTCGACCGTCGAGGCGAACGACCGCGCCTTCGACGAGTGGCGGATCGTCCCGCGAATCCTGCGGGACGTCTCCGACCGAGATCTCGCGGTCGAACTGTTCGGTCGAGAGATTCCGGCACCCGTTCTGCTCGCACCGATCGGCGTACAGTCGATCCTCCACGGCGAAGCGGAACTCGCCGTCGCCCGCGCCGCGAGCGATGTCGGCGTGCCGATGATCTCGAGTTCCGTCTCCTCGTACGCGATGGAGGAGATCGCCGGAGAACTCGACGCACCGGGCTGGTTCCAGCTCTACTGGAGCGCAGACCGAGACGTCGCGGCCAGCTTCCTGGAGCGCGCCGAGGACGCCGGCTTCGAGGCCGTCGTCGTCACCCTCGACACGCCGAAGATGGGCTGGCGAGAGCGCGACATCGAACTCGCCTACCTCCCGTTCCTCGAGGGGCAAGGGATCAAGAACTACTTCGAGGACGACGCGTTCTGCGACCGGCTCGAGGCGGACGATCCGTGGGCCGATCCCGAGGCCTCCCTGGAGTCGTTCATCGACTGCTTCGGCGACGCCTCGCTCACCTGGGACGACCTCTCGTTCCTGCGCGAACGCACCGACTTGCCGATCGTTCTGAAGGGCGTACTCCACCCGGACGACGCCAGCCGCGCCGTCGAGCGCGGAATGGACGGCGTGATCGTCTCGAACCACGGCGGCCGCCAGGTCGACGGCGCGATTCCCGCACTCGAGGCCCTGCCCGGCGTCGCCGATGCCGTCGGCGACGACGTTCCGGTCCTCTTCGACAGCGGGATTCGGCGGGGCAGCGACGCCGTTCGCGCGGTCGCGCTGGGCGCCGACGCCGTCCTGCTGGGCCGGCCCTACGCCTACGGGCTCGGGATCGGCGGCGAGGACGGCGTGCGCTCCGTCCTGAAGAACTTCCTCGCGGATCTGGACCTGACTGTCGGGCTCTCGGGCTGTGCCAGCATCGACGAGGTCGATCGGTCGACGATCCGACGGGCGAAGCGATGA
- a CDS encoding HAD family hydrolase, whose amino-acid sequence MSSNSPPEDGSGAEPAVWEAAFWDIGGVILDLESARAAHTAFVADLLERHDVDATVEEAIATWRSAVGDHFRERDGTEFRAARDGYHRGIEAIVGEPVPRAEWKPPFRDAVRSSIEPVPGAVETVERLAARDLHVGVISDVDDEEGRWMLEQFGVREAFDSITTSEKVGRTKPDPAMFETALEKAGVAPDRSLMIGDRYDHDVKGADEAGLRGVAFGAENGPAVSYRIESPLEVLEIVDGERNE is encoded by the coding sequence ATGAGTTCGAATTCTCCGCCCGAGGACGGCAGCGGCGCGGAACCGGCGGTGTGGGAGGCCGCCTTCTGGGACATCGGCGGCGTCATCCTCGACCTCGAGTCGGCCCGGGCCGCACACACCGCGTTCGTCGCGGACCTGCTCGAGCGCCACGACGTCGACGCGACCGTCGAGGAGGCCATCGCCACCTGGCGAAGCGCCGTCGGCGATCACTTCCGCGAGCGCGACGGAACGGAGTTTCGAGCCGCCCGCGACGGCTACCACAGGGGTATCGAAGCGATCGTCGGCGAACCGGTTCCGCGAGCGGAGTGGAAGCCACCGTTTCGAGATGCCGTCCGATCCTCGATCGAGCCCGTGCCGGGCGCCGTCGAGACCGTCGAGCGACTCGCCGCACGAGACCTCCACGTCGGCGTCATCAGCGACGTCGACGACGAGGAGGGCCGGTGGATGCTCGAGCAGTTCGGCGTCCGCGAGGCGTTCGACTCGATCACGACCTCCGAGAAGGTCGGCCGGACGAAGCCCGATCCCGCGATGTTCGAGACCGCCCTCGAGAAGGCCGGCGTCGCACCCGACCGGTCGCTGATGATCGGCGACCGGTACGACCACGACGTGAAGGGCGCCGACGAGGCGGGGCTACGCGGCGTCGCCTTCGGCGCTGAAAACGGCCCCGCCGTCTCGTATCGCATCGAGTCGCCGCTCGAGGTCCTCGAGATCGTCGACGGCGAACGAAACGAGTGA
- a CDS encoding GNAT family N-acetyltransferase, with product MKSANRGASRVTIRRFEPGDRAAFLSLYETVFGRDRRTDWFRWKYRENPYVDHVPIVVAEQDGELVGCRSLFAQEMRGYGTVQTAFQPCDTMVHPDHRRRGLFGRMNERTLERYADDGPSFFFNFPNEASMQGNLNHGWREIGTVPLYYRFQDPIRALERWAGDAETASDSAECVRESRAATALSKSLTDAITGSHRAGDRLLAPDADVRLERYETPPAETLERIYRRSIPDEIHTNRTEEFYRWRFANPHRAYTAYVARRTGTPAAALVVSEIGDHVRIVETLPRAVDSEQAALNRLLVAVLSEYENRSFVTAFGETLPTPVRYRFYPDTRPPLSTVVRPSARTLLARDLDANGTVENSSAADWTFSRLDLDTT from the coding sequence ATGAAATCAGCCAATCGGGGCGCATCGCGGGTAACGATCCGCCGGTTCGAGCCCGGCGACCGAGCCGCGTTTCTGTCGCTATACGAGACCGTCTTCGGACGCGACCGCCGCACCGACTGGTTCCGGTGGAAGTACCGGGAGAACCCGTACGTCGATCACGTCCCGATCGTCGTCGCCGAGCAGGACGGCGAACTCGTCGGCTGTCGATCGCTGTTCGCCCAGGAGATGCGAGGGTACGGAACGGTGCAGACGGCGTTCCAGCCGTGCGACACGATGGTCCACCCCGATCACCGTCGGCGCGGGCTGTTCGGCCGGATGAACGAACGGACCCTCGAGCGCTACGCCGACGACGGCCCGTCGTTCTTCTTCAACTTCCCGAACGAGGCCTCGATGCAGGGCAACCTCAATCACGGCTGGCGCGAGATCGGGACGGTACCGCTGTACTATCGGTTTCAGGACCCGATCCGCGCCCTCGAGCGGTGGGCCGGCGACGCCGAAACGGCGAGCGATTCGGCGGAGTGCGTGAGGGAGAGCCGCGCGGCAACCGCGCTCTCGAAGTCGCTCACGGACGCGATAACCGGTTCACACCGGGCAGGAGATCGGCTTCTGGCCCCCGACGCCGACGTTCGACTCGAGCGCTACGAGACGCCGCCCGCGGAGACGCTCGAGCGGATCTATCGGCGGTCGATCCCCGACGAGATACACACGAATCGGACCGAGGAGTTCTACCGCTGGCGATTCGCCAATCCGCACCGGGCGTACACGGCGTACGTCGCGAGACGGACCGGGACACCGGCGGCTGCGCTCGTCGTCTCCGAGATCGGCGATCACGTCCGGATCGTCGAGACTCTTCCGCGAGCGGTCGATTCGGAACAGGCGGCGCTCAACCGGCTGCTCGTCGCGGTGCTCTCCGAGTACGAGAATCGCAGTTTCGTCACGGCGTTCGGCGAGACGCTGCCGACGCCGGTTCGCTACCGGTTCTACCCCGACACGCGACCGCCGCTCTCGACGGTCGTTCGACCGTCGGCGCGGACGTTGCTCGCGCGCGATCTCGACGCGAACGGCACAGTCGAAAACAGTTCGGCCGCCGACTGGACGTTCTCGCGGCTCGACCTTGACACGACCTGA
- a CDS encoding acyl-CoA dehydrogenase family protein, with protein MEYHDSDRARELAADVREFVDDEVIPVEREWLGNGPVPDDVVEELREKARDRDLYAPQIDEEYGGLGLEFRDVLPAFEEAGRSLLGQLAIRVDAPDEGNMHTLEMAGTEAQKEEWLRPLVDAEIHSGFSMTEPMQGGGSDPKMIQTTAEKDGDEWVIDGHKWWTTQGSEADVLLVMARTDQAAHPYEGCSIFLVPTDTDGVEYERDIPHVGGEFTGSSHAEIIYDEVRVPEENLLGGLNDGFSIAQKRLGPARLTHCMRYSGMAQRSLEVAKAYMSEREGFGSKLADKQSLRYDIADAETRLHAARTMVRHAAREISEGREARIPVSMAKVFTANVVQDTVDLSIQCCGGNGIGKDLPLADFYENVRAFRIVDGADEVHKRVIARDAFEDIDESELDPVTRFRG; from the coding sequence ATGGAGTACCACGACAGCGACCGAGCGCGTGAACTGGCCGCCGACGTTCGCGAGTTCGTCGACGACGAAGTGATTCCGGTCGAGCGCGAGTGGCTCGGGAACGGTCCGGTTCCGGACGACGTCGTCGAAGAACTACGAGAGAAGGCGCGCGATCGAGACCTCTACGCGCCCCAGATCGACGAGGAGTACGGCGGCCTCGGCCTCGAGTTCCGCGACGTCCTGCCGGCGTTCGAGGAGGCCGGCCGCAGTCTGCTCGGGCAGCTGGCGATCCGCGTCGACGCGCCCGACGAAGGGAACATGCACACCCTCGAGATGGCCGGCACCGAGGCGCAAAAGGAGGAGTGGCTCCGACCGCTCGTCGACGCGGAGATTCACTCGGGGTTCTCGATGACCGAGCCGATGCAGGGCGGCGGCTCGGATCCGAAGATGATCCAGACCACGGCCGAGAAAGACGGCGACGAGTGGGTCATCGACGGTCACAAGTGGTGGACGACCCAGGGCAGCGAGGCCGACGTCCTGCTCGTCATGGCGCGGACCGACCAGGCCGCCCACCCCTACGAGGGCTGTTCGATCTTCCTCGTCCCGACCGACACCGACGGCGTCGAGTACGAGCGCGACATCCCGCACGTCGGCGGCGAGTTTACGGGCTCGAGTCACGCCGAGATCATCTACGACGAGGTTCGCGTCCCCGAGGAGAACCTGCTGGGAGGGCTGAACGACGGCTTTTCCATCGCCCAGAAGCGTCTCGGCCCCGCACGGCTCACCCACTGCATGCGCTACTCGGGGATGGCACAGCGCTCGCTCGAGGTCGCGAAGGCCTACATGAGCGAACGAGAGGGTTTCGGCAGCAAACTGGCCGACAAGCAGAGCCTGCGCTACGATATCGCGGACGCCGAAACGCGTCTTCACGCGGCCCGGACGATGGTCCGTCACGCCGCGCGCGAGATTTCGGAAGGGAGAGAGGCGCGCATCCCGGTGTCGATGGCGAAGGTCTTCACCGCGAACGTTGTCCAGGACACGGTCGACCTCTCGATCCAGTGCTGCGGCGGCAACGGGATCGGCAAGGACCTGCCGCTGGCGGACTTCTACGAAAACGTCCGCGCGTTCCGCATTGTCGACGGCGCCGACGAGGTCCACAAGCGCGTGATCGCCCGCGACGCCTTCGAGGATATCGACGAGAGCGAACTCGACCCGGTGACGCGATTCCGCGGGTAG
- a CDS encoding phosphotransferase family protein, with amino-acid sequence MTDSYYERLVDEDALAAYLENHLGAAEEYDIDRHQEGHSNETLFVTWGDRDLVVRRPPPGETADTAHDVLREYRVTNALVDTDVPVPEPLLACEDHDVIGSDFYVMERLEGHVLRLEEPDEFAVPDARERIGEELVDTLAAIHDVDYEDVGLGEFGYPEGYTERQVERWGQQLMWAFDRTADEREVPDLYEVGAWLQENAPDEHPRALVHGDYKLDNVMFGPAGRDASRNERADDVREPATPELVGVFDWEMATLGDPRADLGWMLSYWRDAKDPDPAVPELTSTFMEREGYSSRRELVDRWEDRTGLAFEHERFYRALAVYKLAALGEMFFRRYLEGNSDDPMYPKMEERVPALAARAMRIIEGEEPL; translated from the coding sequence ATGACCGACAGCTACTACGAGCGACTCGTCGACGAGGACGCGCTGGCGGCGTACCTCGAGAACCACCTGGGCGCGGCCGAGGAGTACGATATCGACCGGCACCAGGAGGGCCACTCCAACGAGACGCTGTTCGTCACCTGGGGCGACCGCGACCTGGTGGTCAGACGGCCCCCGCCGGGCGAGACCGCCGACACCGCCCACGACGTCCTGCGAGAGTATCGGGTGACGAACGCGCTCGTCGACACCGACGTCCCCGTCCCCGAACCGCTGCTCGCCTGCGAGGACCACGACGTCATCGGCAGCGATTTCTACGTGATGGAGCGGCTCGAGGGGCACGTGCTCCGGCTCGAGGAGCCCGACGAGTTCGCCGTCCCCGACGCCCGCGAGCGGATCGGCGAGGAACTCGTCGACACGCTGGCGGCGATCCACGACGTCGACTACGAGGACGTCGGCCTCGGCGAGTTCGGCTACCCCGAGGGCTACACCGAGCGACAGGTCGAACGCTGGGGCCAGCAACTGATGTGGGCGTTCGACCGCACCGCGGACGAGCGGGAGGTGCCGGACCTCTACGAGGTCGGCGCGTGGTTACAGGAGAACGCGCCGGACGAGCACCCACGCGCCCTCGTTCACGGCGACTACAAGCTGGATAACGTGATGTTTGGGCCAGCGGGACGCGACGCGTCCCGGAACGAGCGAGCGGACGACGTCCGCGAGCCGGCGACGCCGGAACTGGTCGGCGTCTTCGACTGGGAGATGGCCACGCTCGGCGATCCGCGGGCCGACCTGGGCTGGATGCTCTCCTACTGGCGCGACGCGAAGGATCCCGACCCCGCCGTGCCGGAACTCACGTCGACGTTCATGGAACGGGAGGGGTACTCGAGCCGCCGGGAACTGGTCGACCGCTGGGAGGACCGGACCGGCCTCGCGTTCGAGCACGAGCGGTTCTACCGCGCGCTCGCGGTGTACAAGCTGGCCGCCCTCGGCGAGATGTTCTTCCGGCGCTACCTCGAGGGGAACAGCGACGACCCGATGTATCCGAAGATGGAGGAACGCGTTCCCGCACTGGCCGCGCGGGCGATGCGAATCATCGAGGGCGAGGAGCCGCTCTGA
- a CDS encoding MaoC family dehydratase, which produces MRYFEDIEVGETREFGEYHVTSDEIVEFAERYDPQPFHVDEEAAAETMFGELVASGWHTAAMSMRMLVEGPDDEEDRASMGSPGVDELRWHQPVRPGDTLSLRTEVLEKRPSESRSDRGYVKSRLETFNQDDELVMSWVGNAIYERREHEE; this is translated from the coding sequence ATGCGCTACTTCGAGGACATCGAGGTCGGCGAGACCCGCGAGTTCGGCGAGTACCACGTCACCAGCGACGAGATCGTCGAGTTCGCCGAGCGGTACGATCCGCAACCGTTTCACGTCGACGAGGAGGCTGCAGCCGAGACCATGTTCGGCGAACTGGTCGCCTCGGGCTGGCACACCGCGGCGATGTCGATGCGAATGCTCGTCGAAGGGCCCGACGACGAGGAGGACCGGGCGTCGATGGGTTCGCCCGGGGTAGACGAGCTTCGCTGGCACCAACCCGTCAGACCGGGCGACACGCTCTCGCTCCGAACCGAGGTGCTCGAGAAGCGACCCTCCGAGAGTCGCTCGGATCGCGGGTACGTCAAGAGCCGCCTCGAGACGTTCAATCAGGACGACGAACTCGTCATGAGCTGGGTCGGGAACGCGATCTACGAGCGACGAGAGCACGAGGAGTGA
- a CDS encoding 3-hydroxyacyl-CoA dehydrogenase/enoyl-CoA hydratase family protein — MSYDTIDRVAVLGAGNMGHGIAEVTAMAGYDVALRDVEPEYVEDGYESIAWSLEKLEEKDRLGEPADEILERIETTTDLEAAVADADLVIEAAPENLELKHEIFTDLERYTDEDALLATNTSSLPITDIAEVVDTPERVLGLHFFNPPVKMDLVEVIYGAETSDEGAEAGYEWVESIEKTPIYVRKDVRGFVVNTIVGPFIGEPAWMVSEGDTDVRQADAAMTHGRGYPMGPFELADLTGIDVGYHVRKEAGDDVPPITEEKVQAEELGRKTGKGFYDYEDGVGPDYESGDGEGFDTLQVEARMANRAAYLVGEDVATPEAIDTGVRLGLGFPEGICRRTDKIGLDTVLEKLETRLEETGDDRFEPHPHLRELVESGRTGEDAGAGFHEYGDGGEGDLDSYRYLNADLEDGVLAVELDRPERMNALSADLLGEVDDLFSSVDTNEIRCATIEGTGDRAFSAGADITGFGSLEPTDAMDVTPAFETVNNFPRPVVAKIDGYCLGAGLELALACDLRLATERSAFGAPEIGLGLIPGGGGTQRLMRVLGETRAKELVFRGNHIDAERAEQWGLVNRSVERDDFEDVVDEFLDDLRNGPPLGLEVAKKVMNEGEDASLEAALAMESQGFGLLIGTDDVREGTAAFAEDREPEFEGE; from the coding sequence ATGTCATACGACACCATCGACCGCGTCGCCGTCCTCGGCGCGGGGAACATGGGACACGGAATCGCCGAGGTGACCGCGATGGCCGGTTACGACGTCGCGCTCCGGGACGTCGAGCCCGAGTACGTCGAGGACGGCTACGAGTCGATCGCCTGGAGCCTCGAGAAACTCGAGGAGAAAGACCGCCTCGGCGAACCGGCCGACGAAATTCTCGAGCGGATCGAGACCACGACCGACCTCGAGGCGGCCGTCGCCGACGCCGACCTCGTCATCGAGGCCGCGCCGGAGAACCTCGAGCTGAAACACGAGATCTTCACCGATCTCGAGCGTTACACCGACGAGGACGCGCTGCTGGCGACGAACACCTCGAGCCTGCCGATCACGGATATCGCGGAGGTCGTCGACACGCCCGAGCGCGTGCTCGGCCTGCACTTTTTCAACCCGCCGGTGAAGATGGACCTCGTCGAGGTCATCTACGGCGCCGAGACGAGCGACGAGGGTGCCGAAGCCGGCTACGAGTGGGTCGAGTCGATCGAGAAGACGCCGATATACGTCCGCAAGGACGTCCGCGGTTTCGTCGTCAACACCATCGTCGGTCCGTTCATCGGCGAACCGGCGTGGATGGTCTCCGAAGGAGATACCGACGTTCGACAGGCTGACGCCGCGATGACCCACGGGCGAGGCTACCCGATGGGGCCGTTCGAACTCGCCGACCTGACCGGGATCGACGTCGGCTACCACGTCCGCAAGGAGGCCGGCGACGACGTCCCGCCGATCACGGAGGAGAAGGTCCAGGCCGAAGAACTCGGCAGGAAGACCGGCAAGGGGTTCTACGACTACGAAGACGGTGTCGGACCCGACTATGAGTCCGGCGACGGAGAAGGGTTCGACACGCTCCAGGTCGAGGCGCGGATGGCCAACCGCGCGGCCTACCTGGTCGGCGAGGACGTCGCAACCCCCGAAGCGATCGACACCGGCGTCCGTCTCGGACTCGGCTTCCCCGAGGGGATCTGCCGCCGCACAGATAAGATCGGCCTCGATACGGTGCTCGAGAAACTCGAGACCCGGCTCGAGGAGACCGGCGACGATCGGTTCGAGCCCCATCCGCACCTGCGAGAGCTCGTCGAATCGGGGCGGACCGGCGAGGACGCCGGCGCGGGCTTCCACGAGTACGGCGACGGCGGGGAGGGCGACCTCGACTCCTACCGCTACCTGAACGCGGATCTCGAGGACGGCGTCCTCGCCGTCGAGCTCGACCGCCCGGAGCGGATGAACGCCCTCTCCGCAGACCTGCTCGGCGAGGTCGACGACCTGTTCTCGTCGGTCGACACCAACGAAATTCGGTGCGCGACGATCGAGGGGACGGGCGACCGCGCGTTCAGCGCCGGCGCGGACATCACCGGATTCGGCTCGCTCGAGCCGACCGACGCGATGGACGTTACGCCGGCGTTCGAGACGGTCAACAACTTCCCGCGACCCGTCGTCGCGAAGATCGACGGCTACTGTCTCGGCGCCGGACTGGAGCTCGCGCTCGCCTGCGACCTGCGACTCGCGACCGAGCGGTCGGCGTTCGGCGCGCCCGAGATCGGACTCGGCCTGATTCCCGGCGGCGGCGGCACGCAGCGACTGATGCGCGTGCTCGGCGAGACCCGCGCGAAGGAACTGGTGTTCCGCGGCAACCACATCGACGCCGAGCGGGCCGAGCAGTGGGGACTGGTCAACCGCTCGGTCGAGCGCGACGACTTCGAGGACGTTGTCGACGAGTTCCTCGACGACCTTCGCAACGGCCCGCCGCTCGGCCTCGAGGTCGCTAAGAAGGTGATGAACGAAGGTGAGGACGCCAGCCTCGAGGCGGCGCTGGCGATGGAGAGCCAGGGCTTCGGCCTGCTGATCGGCACCGACGACGTGCGAGAGGGAACCGCCGCGTTCGCGGAGGACCGCGAGCCGGAGTTCGAGGGCGAGTGA
- a CDS encoding MaoC/PaaZ C-terminal domain-containing protein, giving the protein MAVSFDDLEVGHEVVTHSRTITEADVRNYAGVSGDFNPLHLSEEYTADTPFGEPIAHGALLFGITTGLLWQYRHERPVTIAFYGVDSLRFTEPVTMGTTVRAESELIEKEPRDHPVANGVARYETRLVTDEDETALSCEMITLVR; this is encoded by the coding sequence ATGGCCGTCTCGTTCGATGACCTCGAGGTCGGTCACGAGGTCGTCACCCACTCGCGGACGATCACCGAGGCGGACGTCCGCAACTACGCGGGCGTCAGCGGCGACTTCAACCCGCTACACCTGAGCGAGGAGTACACCGCCGACACGCCGTTCGGCGAGCCGATCGCCCACGGCGCGCTCCTGTTCGGTATCACGACGGGGCTCCTCTGGCAGTATCGCCACGAGCGCCCCGTGACGATCGCCTTCTACGGGGTCGACTCGCTCCGGTTCACCGAACCCGTTACGATGGGAACGACGGTCCGCGCCGAGTCCGAACTGATCGAGAAGGAGCCGCGGGATCACCCGGTCGCGAACGGCGTCGCTCGTTACGAGACGCGACTCGTCACCGACGAGGACGAGACCGCACTCTCGTGTGAGATGATCACGCTCGTGCGCTGA
- a CDS encoding Lrp/AsnC family transcriptional regulator, producing the protein MTATNPPNWDFKDRDIAILCELAEDPQLSSRELTDVLESRYDIDVSHVTVSESIRRMRNEGVFREAIIPNEEYYTFALFEFKFNPEHFADNWREAMEDIKADKHTLFFFLSDGEYQWKTVMMFRDREQISRWIHDCYKEHGDVIANLRNSAVHNVLKFQTDPEIYEDLREEADLE; encoded by the coding sequence ATGACCGCCACCAATCCGCCGAACTGGGACTTCAAAGATCGCGATATCGCGATCCTCTGTGAACTCGCGGAGGACCCACAGCTCTCCTCTCGAGAGCTCACCGACGTGCTCGAGTCGAGGTACGACATCGACGTTTCCCACGTCACCGTCAGCGAGTCGATCCGCCGGATGCGCAACGAGGGCGTCTTCCGGGAGGCGATTATCCCCAACGAGGAGTACTACACCTTCGCGCTGTTCGAGTTCAAGTTCAACCCGGAACACTTCGCCGACAACTGGCGCGAGGCGATGGAGGACATCAAGGCGGACAAACACACCCTCTTTTTCTTCCTCTCTGACGGGGAGTACCAGTGGAAGACGGTGATGATGTTCCGGGATCGCGAGCAGATTTCTCGGTGGATCCACGACTGTTACAAGGAACACGGCGACGTCATCGCCAACCTCCGCAACTCCGCCGTCCACAACGTCCTCAAGTTCCAGACCGATCCGGAGATCTACGAGGACCTGCGCGAGGAGGCCGACCTCGAGTGA